CGCTCAGCATCGACGTCTTGTGGACGCTGGTGGCGCTGGTGGGCGCACCCCTGCTGGTCTGGCCGGTGATGCGCGCGCAGCGCTTCGTGCGCGGCAATGCACGGCTGGCGCGCGACCTTGCGGCGCGGCTGTCGACCCGCCTGAACGAGGTGTTCCACGGCATCGTGCCGGTCAAGCTGAACGCGCTGGAAAACCACCAGCACGCGCAATACGGCGCCCTGACCCGCGACCGTATCCGGATCGAGACGCGGTCGAGCTTCGGACAGGCCACTCTGCCCGGCCTGATCGATGTCATGTCCGGCATCGGTTTCGTCGGCGTGCTGTTCTACGGCGGGTCCGAGATCCTGGATGGCGAAAAGACCGTCGGCGATTTCATGGCTTTCTTCACCGCCATCGGACTGGCTTTCGAACCGCTGCGGCGGTTGGGCGCGCTCAGCGGCGTCTGGCAGGTGGCCGCGGCCAGCATCGAACGGATCCGCGAGATGCTGGAAACCGAGCCGGAATTGCGCGATCCGGCCCGGCCCAAACCCGCTCCGACCGGTGTGCCGGGCGTCCGGCTCAGCGATGTCCACCTGTCCTACGGCGAGTCGGCGGTCCTGCAAGGCCTGTCCCTGGTCGCCGAGCCGGGCAAGACGACGGCGCTGGTGGGCGCCTCGGGGGCGGGCAAGTCGACGGTCTTCAACCTGCTGACCCGCCTGGTCGATCCGCAATCGGGATCGGTGGAAATCGGCGGCGTGCCGGTGGCCGACATGCGCCTGCACGACCTGCGCGGGCTGATCTCGGTCGTCACACAGGACGCGACGCTGTTCGACGAAACATTGCGCGACAACATCGTGCTGGGCCGCGCGGTGGACGAGGACCGCCTGCAAGCGGCGCTGGACGCGGCCCATGTCAGCGATTTCCTGCCGCGTCTCGACGGTGGACTGGACGCCCGTGTGGGGCCGCGCGGATCGAACCTGTCGGGCGGTCAGCGCCAGCGCGTGGCGATCGCCCGGGCGCTGCTGCGCGATACGCCGATCCTGCTGCTGGACGAGGCGACCAGCGCCTTGGACGCGCAGTCCGAAGCGGTCGTGCAGGACGCGCTGGAACGGCTGTCGGTCGGGCGCACGACGATCGTCATCGCGCACCGGCTGTCGACGGTGCGCAACGCCGACAGGATCGTGGTAATGGCGCAGGGCCGTGTCGTCGACGAAGGCACGCATGACGCGCTGATGGCGCGCGGCGGGGCCTATGCCGAGCTCTACGCCTTGCAGTTCCAGAACGGCGGATGACCGGTTTCGCCCCGGCTGCGCCGGGTCGACACGCGCGGGCTGCGCCCGCGCTCAGGGGCGCTGCCCCCTTGGCCTACGGCCAATTCCCCCGGAGTTTGACCGGCAAGATGAAGGATCAGCGGCGATAGGCCCGGGCCAGGATCGCGGGATCCGCGCCCGCCAGGTAGCGCCCCAGCGTCAACAGGTTGCGGCCGCCGCGTCGGGTCCAGCCCTGCGCCCGGTATTTCTCGGCGCTGGTGATCGCGCGGGCCGCCAGCGGACCAAGCTTGCGGCCCAGGCGGCGCGCCAAGGCGACATCCTCCATCAGCGGGATGTCCGGGTATCCGCCCACCGCGTCATAGAGCGCGCGGTGGATCAGCAGCCCCTGGTCTCCGTAGGGCAGATGGAACAGCCGGGACCGCAGGTTGGCCCAGCCTGCAACGAGGCGCGGTGCGAAGCCCGGCACATCGAAGTGCAGGCGGAAGTGGTAGGCCCCCGGCGCGGCGATGACCGGCAGGACGGCGTCGCTCCAGCCCGGTGCCAGAACCGTGTCGGCATGCAGGAACAGCAGCCAGTCGCCCTGCGCGGCCTCGGCGCCGCGGCGCAATTGTCCGCCGCGCGAGGGCGGTCCGGTGACCAGCAGTGCCCCGGCCGCCTCGGCCACGCCCTGCGTGCCGTCGACCGACCCGCCATCCGAGATCACCAGCTCACGGATCAGTCCAAGGGACAGCCCTTCGCCCAGGGCTGCAAGGCAAGCCGGCAGGTCGCCGGCCGCGTCGACGGTGGGGACGATCACGGAAATCGGTGCGCGCATGGCCTTGTCCGCTGCTTCACAGGCACCCTATATGGCAGGGAAATCGAGAAGGGAAACAGCATGGCCGAAGCGGATCGCCACGTGTTGCGTGTCAGCGGCGCGGAAACGCGGGACTTCCTGCAGGGGCTGGTCACAAACGATGTGCGCAAGCTCGACCACGGGTTGGTCTACGCGGCGTTGCTGACGCCGCAGGGAAAATATCGCGCCGATTTCTTTCTGGTGCCCGATGGTGACGCGGTGCTGATCGACGTGGCCGCCGGGCTGTCCGACGACCTTGTCAGGATCCTGTCGATGTACAAGCTGCGCGCCGCTGTCACGATCGAGATGTCGGACCGCGCCGTGACGCGCGGGCTCGGCACGCCGCCCCAAGGCGCCTTTGCCGACCCCCGCCACCCGTCGCTGGGCTGGCGCGGTTATGACGGGCAACCCGGCGAGGCCGCGGATTGGGACGCGCTGCGCGTCGCGGCCTGCGTGCCGGAGACCGGGATCGAACTGTCCCCGGACGTCTTCATCCTCGAAGCCGGGTTCGAGCGCCTGAACGGCGTCGACTTCCGCAAGGGCTGCTATGTCGGCCAGGAGGTGACCGCGCGGATGAAGCACAAGACCGAGCTGCGCAAGGGCTTCGCGCGGGTATCCGTCGACGGTGCCGCCCCGGTCGGCACCGAGATCACCGCCGACGGCAAACCCGCCGGAACGCTCTTCACCCAGGCAGACGGCGCGGGCATCGCCTATCTGCGGTTTGACCGCACCGGCGGACCGATGCAGGCGGGCGGCGCGACGGTGACCTATTCCGGCTGACAGGATTTCTCGAGCATCCGCATCCGGTCGGTCGCGCCGACGCGGCGATAGACCACGTGAGCCGGCGGATTGGCGGCGTCCTGGTAGACCACCCAAAGCGCCACGCCCCTATCCGCCATCGCCCGTTCCATCTCCGCAACCAGTTGCCTGGCCAGACCCCTGCCGCGACATCCGCGAGCGACGTAGAGATGATCGATCCGCCAACGGGTTTCGGCCCGGCGCAGGGCGTCGGCGGGCCGGATCTCGGGCAGGGCCAGCAGGTATCCTACCAGCCCCCAACCGGCATCCGCGGCAAAGACCTGCGCCCCTTGCGCCTGCAAGCCCCGCAGATGGTTAAGATAGGCCGCGTCGCCGCCTTCGGAATGGTAGAGACCCGGCCTCAGCGCGGCATGGAAGTTGTGCAGCGCGCGGAACAGCGGCACGAGGTCGGACAGGTGCGGGTTGGTAATGATCAAGAAAAAGCCTCCTGGCTGATGGCCGGAGGCTGTTTCCGTCTCGAATGCGTCCCCCGGCGGTTCGGGGGAAGTGCGCGCGGGCCCCGAGGTCAGGCGCGCTCGGAATATTCCATCGTTTCGGTATTGACGACGATCGCTTCGTCCTGCGCGATGAAGGGAGGAACGACGATGCGCACGCCATTGTCCAGGACGGCGGGTTTGAAGCTGTTGGCGGCCGTCTGGCCCTTGACCACCGGCTCGGTCTCGGCGACGCGGCAGGTCACCTTTTGCGGCAGCGTCGCGTTCAGCGCTTCGGCTTCGTGGAACTCCACGACGATGGTCATGCCGTCCTGCAGGAACGGGCGGCGGTCGCCCAGAATGTCCGCCGGCAACTGGACCTGCTCATAGGTCTCGGTGTCCATGAAGATCAACTGTCCGTTGTCTTCGTACAGGAACTGCATGTCCTTTTGTTCCAGACGCACGCGCTCGACCTTGTCGGCGCTACGGAAACGCTCGTTGAGCTTGGATCCGTTGCGCAGGTTCTTCAGTTCGACCTGGGCAAAGGCGCCGCCCTTGCCGGGTTTGACATGGTCGACCTTGACCGCGGCCCACAGGCCGCCGTTGTGCTCGAGCACGTTGCCGGGGCGGATTTCGTTTCCGTTGATCTTGGGCATGGGCAAAACCGTGGTGAAAGGTTGATGATTTGTTGGCGCCCCCTATATCTGCCCAGTCGGGGGCTGGCAAGGCAACGTATCTCGTGCTGCACGCGCAGAAAGCCATGCATTTTGCGAATGGGTGCTATGCGAATTCGGGGTATCCGAATCGAGCCGAATACGCCATAACCCCCGTTACGCCGAAAAACACAAGACCAAGAATAATAGGTTGAACCATGAAAGACTTCATTGACGGCACTGCCTTCAATGCCGAACAGGGAAACCGTTCGCGAAAGCTGTTCGCGGCGGTTGTGCTTGCTGCGCTGGACGACGCGATCGCCGACGACAAGAAGTATGGCAACGGCCCCGAACAGATCGCCCGCTGGGCACGCTCGCGTGACGGGCGCGAGGTGCTGTCCTGTGCCGGCATCGACCCGAACGAACGCGTCGTCAAGGGCTTGATGGAGTTCGTGTCGAAAGGCGTGCGCACATCGGTCGCCCTGTCGCGCGAAGAAAGCGAACGCCGCAATGCAGCGGCACAGGCCGAAGCCGCCTGATCTCTCTCACTTTCCGTAGCGGAAAAGCCTCGGCAGAATGTCGAGGCTTTTTTGTTGCGCCCGAAACGGTGCGTTTCGGTCAGCCGAAATCCTGGCTCATCAGCACCCGGTGAATCTCGCGCCGCACCAGTTTGCGGACGTTGCGGGTGATGCGTTCACCCAGGGCACCCTGCAATTCCTGGCGGACGATCTCGGCGACCATGTCGCGCAGCATGTCTTCGTCGATGACTGGCACGTCGTCGCGCAACAAGGCGGCTTCACCCCAGGTCTGGTCCTCGTCCGGTTCGACCGTTTCGACCGGTTCAACCGCTTCGACCGTTTCGGCGACGATCTGGGGGCCGGATTCCCGACCGGCGTCAGCCTGAGCGACGTCCTCCGACGGCTCCTCGGCCTGGGGCTCGCTGTCGTCCCAGCCGACCGTCCGCACCGGGCGGTGGCGGAAGGCCGCGTTACCCCCTTCCTCGGGGCGGGCATCTTCGTATTCTTCGTCGTCGGCGGTACGGCCGACCATTTCTTCAAGGCGCGCGATCTTGGTGGCCAGCGACTCGTCGCCGGCCGATTTTCGTGCAGCGGTTTCCGGGGCGTCTCCGGCCGGTTCTTCGTCGCCGTCGGCTTCCACGGCGTCGTCCCCGGCCAACAAGTCGGCCAATTCGTTTTCGGCATCCCGTGTCGCAGCCTCGTCAGCCGCATCGGCAGAAGCCCCGTCAGCGATTTCGGGCTGGTCTTCGTCTTCGTCCGAGGGCATGGCTTCGTCTTGCGACGCCGCGTTTTGCTCGGCGATGCCCTGCTCGAGCGCGCGAAACACCTCTTGGTTGACCAGCGCGGTCAAGGCATCCAGGTCGCTGGCTTCGGATTCCTCGGCAAAAGCGAATTCGTAACCGTCATCCCAATCGTCATCGGCCGCGGCATCGCGCCCTTGTGAAAGGGGTGTTTCGTCGCCCCGTGACTGCGTCGGTCCGGAAGCGATGTCTTCGGGCACGCGGTCGCCGAACTGGGCGCCGGTTTCGTCGCGATGGGCGTGTTCGTCCACTGCGGTATCGCGTTCGTCCACCGTTGCATCCGGAGCGCCCGCATCCGGGGCTTCGGCCACACGCAACGCCGGCGTCAGAACGAGTTTGTCCGCCGCCTGGTGCGCCTGTGTTCGCGCTTGCGTCCGCGTGTCCTGGGAAACAAGCCTGCGAATAGAAGACAGAACGTCTTCGATTTCCACGTTCGTCACGGAATCGGTCATTGGCCTACCACTCTACCTCGGGCGACACTGTAGCCCCCGAGGCGATTCCGCACAACAGACCGGGAAAATCCTATTCTTTTCCAAGGGCGCGCAGAACACGGTCAAGATCGCGGCCCTGCTTGCTTTTCGCCGCGGGCGAGTCCTTGACAAGGTTGTAATAGTCGGACGGATCGTAGATCGGCACGTTGAGACGCAACGATTGCGCGGTCAACTCGCCGATCGACGCCAACACGGAATAGGCAGCGATGGTCTGGTCGACCTGTGCCGAAATCAACGCGGCCTGCGCATCGAGCAGTTCCTGTTCGGCGTCCAGCACGTCGAGCGTGGTTCGCGCGCCCAGCGTCGCTTCCTCGCGGACGCCTTGGAACGCCACCCGCGACGCCCGGACCTGATCGGTGGTCGAGGAAATCCGCGACTGTGCGATGCCCAGTCGAGCATAGGCATTGCCGACGTTCTGACGGATCTGGTGGCGCACCACGTGCAGGTTGCCGCGCGCAGCGTCGCGACGCGCCATCGACTGCCGGACAAGCGAAGGAAGACGGCCGCCCTGGTAGATCGGACCGGTGGCTTCAAGGGCGATCCGGCCATTCCGCGAATAGTCGCGTTCGCCGAATTCCTCCGTGGCCCCCAATCGACCGCTCAGCGTCACTGTCGGTTTCGCCGCGGTTTCCGCGATCCGGATGGACAATTCGCCGACGGCGACGTCATGGCGCGCCTGGACCATCTCGGGATGACTGCGCACCGCCGCGGTTTCCGCGACCTGCTGCGAACCGGGAAGTCGCGGCGCGCTGCGCGGCGCCTGCAGGGTTCCGGGCCGCTGCCCGGTCACCGCGCGGTATTCCTCGACCGAAATCTGCAACTCGCCTTCTGCCGCGGCAAGGTCGCTCTGGGCTGCGGACAGGCGCGCTTCGGCCAGCGCGACATCGGTCCGGGTCACTTCGCCCACCTCGAAACGATCACGCGCAGCCCGCAATTCCTGGGTGATGACGCGGACGTTGTTCCGGCGCAGGGCCACGATTTCAAGATCGCGCCGCACTTCCATGAAAGCCTGGACCGCCCGAAGCAGAACCTCTTGTTCGATCGCGAGCAACTGCGCGCGGGTCGCCAGAACCGTTTCCTTGGCGGCCTCGATCTCGAGCCGGTTGCGCCCGCCGTTATACAACGTCAGTTCGGCGATCAGGTTGATACTGGCCGTGGTCGAACTGATCCCGGTCGTACCGAACGAGCCGGTGAAGGCGGATGTGCCGCCGTTGACCCCGAAATTCCGCACCACTTCGCCCGACCAGTTGATGACCGGGCGCAGCGCGGCGACCGCCTGCGCGACGTCTTCGTCGGCCGCCCTGAGCAATGCCCTGTTCTGCTCCAACAAGCCGCTGTGCTTGTAGGCGGCAACCAATGTATCGGCCAGCGTTTCCGCCGTCGCCATTGCCGCACCCGAAAACGTCAGGAGCGCCGAAACCGCCGCCCCGGACATGATCTTGAAGAATTTGCTCGACACGCACTTACCCCTTTCAGGCGGCGTTTTTTCGCCGCAATTATCAGAGCGCGAAGGCGCGCTCCCTTTGAAATCCGTCGAGGACCGGCGCCCCCGCGTTGAAGGCGAAACGCCACGTCACCTTGCCATCGATCTTGTGACCGACGCGCATGGTGCCAAGCGTGTCCTCCATGAATAGCCCCGCAATCCGGCCGCCATCCTTCAATTGTTCCAAAAGCGGTTCGGGAACGGTTTCGATCCCGCCCTCGATGACGATCGCATCATAGGGGCCGTGTTCGGACGCGCCCGAAGCCAACGCGCCTTCGTGCAGAATGACGTTGTCGGCGTTGATCTCCGACAGCAGGTCCTGCGCGTCGCTCAGCCTGGTCGCATCGTCTTCGACCGCGACGACCGCTTCGGCGATCTGCGCGATCACGGCGGCGGAATAGCCGAAACCGGAACCGATATCGAGAACCAGATCGTTCTTGCCGATGTCCAGCGCCTCGAGCATCTTGGCGAAGGTACGCGGATCGAGCAGCACGCGACCGTTGCCCAGATCGACATTCTCACCCGCATAGGCAGCCTCGATCCGTTCGCGCGGCACGAAGATCTCCCGCGGGACGGTCAGCATCGCGTCAATGATCGGAAACTCGGTGACGTCCGAAGGGCGCACCTGATTGTCAACCATCATGCGGCGGCGCGTGGCGAAGTCGGTCATTGACGTTACTCGTTCAGTCTGAATTCGCTTCCGTATTGCCACAGTTGTGCAACGGCGGCAACGTTTCCAGGCCTTGAAGATGACTGCCTGCGTCAGCGTGCCGTAAGGGTGACACGCTCCGCCGATAGCGCTTGACGCCGCCGTCGCGAGTGCCTAAGCAAACCCATCTCTGGCGAGTTGGCGGAGTGGTGACGCAGCGGATTGCAAATCCGTGTACACCGGTTCGATTCCGGTACTCGCCTCCAAAAATTCTATTTCGGATCATGCCCTTAGGACGCCGCCCACTTTGGGTGCCGTTTTCGAGAACGTTATAGACGCAGTTTTGGTGCGAAAAACTGTTCAGGGCACCTTCCATCGGCTAAGTGCAGGGAGCATCGTCTCTTTTCAGCCGGAGGTGGCTCTGTTGCACGAATCCTGTGACGGACTCATCTGGTGAATCCCGCGTGGTAGCTGGGATGCAAGAGCAGACCCACACCCACGACCTACAAGATCAGGAACTGGCCAACCTACCATGAAGCGCTCAAGCGCCGGGGCTCGCTGACGATCTGGTTCGACCCCGAGATGACCTGGGATGGCGTGCCGACAGGCGGGCGTGGTCGCCAGCAGACCTACAGCGATACTGCCATTCGGACTTGCCTGACGATGAAGGTGTTGTTTGGCATGGCGCTGCGACAGACGACAGGGTTCGTCGAAAACTTGTTGCGCCCGGTCGGGCTTGGCTGGTCGGCGCCCGACTTCAGCACGCTGTCGCGCCGCCAGAAGACGCTGACCGTGAACATCCCGTATCGGGGCGCCAAGGGACCACTACACCTTCTGGTCGATAGCACGGGCATCAAGGTCGCGGGCGAAGGCGAGTGGCATGCACGCAAGCATGGTGGCCCCAAACGGCGCATCTGGCGCAAGATCCATCTCGGGATCGACAAGGAAACGCTGGAGGTCCGGGCTGTCGAGATCACCGGAAGCCACATCGGAGATGCACCGGTCCTGCCCGACCGTCTCAGCCAGATTCCGGAGGGCCAGGAGATTGGTAGCGTCACGGCGGATGGCGCCTACGACACCAGAAAATGCCATGATGCGATCGCAGACCGCGGCGCAGATGCCCTAATCCCGCCCCGAAAAAACGCCAAGCCGTGGAAGGCCGTCACCGCCGGAGCCATGGCCCGAAACGAAGCCTTGCGCGCCGCGAAAAATCTGGGCCGCGCGTTCTGGCGACGATGGAGCGGATGCCACCGCCGGAGCCGAGTCGAAACGATGATGCACTGCGTGAAACTGCTGGGCCAGCGGCGCAGGGCGCGGGATTTCGACCGCCAGGTCGCCGAACTTCAAGTCCGCATCGCTGTCCTGAACGGCTACACCGCGCTCAGCATCCCTGTCACAGAGGCCGTGGAATAGGTCTGTCTGGGGAAAGGGGACGCCTGCCAATAACCAGATTTGTGCAACAGAGCCGTGCACTTGCCTAATAATCAGGCAGATCGCTGATCCAGAGGTGAGCCCACGGCGGTGAAACCCCGCCGCCGGTCATGCCGCTTGACAGGTCCGGGGATGCAGATTGCTATCGAACTGCCATGCCGACCGCACAAACCATGACCGAGCAAAACATCTTCGACGAAATGTGGGGGGCCGGCGGAGCGCTGCGCGATCCCTACATGCAATTCCACAGATGGTTCGACGCCGAGGACCCCAGGCACCTGCATCGCAAGAGCCGCGAGGCAGAAGAGCTGTTTCGTCTGACCGGCATCACCTTCAACGTCTACGGCCGCGACGAGGCCGAAGAGCGGCTGATCCCGTTCGACATCATCCCGAGGATCATCTCGGGGACCGAATGGCAACGCCTGACGAAAGGGATCGAACAGCGCATCACCGCGATCAACGCCTTTCTGCACGACATCTATCACAAGCAGGAAATCATCCGGGCCGGTCGCATCCCGCTTGAGATGGTCAGCCGCAATGACGCCTTTCTGCCGCACATGATCGGGGTCGCTCCACCGGGCGGCATCTACACGCACATCGTCGGTATCGATCTGGTGCGGACCGGGCCGGACGAGTTCTTCGTTCTCGAAGACAATGCCCGGACGCCGTCGGGTGTGAGCTACATGCTCGAGAACCGCGAAACGATGCTGCAGATGTTTCCCGAGCTGTTCTCGCAGAACCGGGTGCGGCCGGTGCAGCAATATCCGCGCGATCTGCTGACCTCGCTTTCGGCCACCGCACCGGCCTGCGCCGCAAGCACCCCGACCGTGGCGGTTCTGACGCCGGGCATCTACAACTCGGCCTATTTCGAACATGCCTTCCTGGCCGATCAGATGGGTGTCGAACTGGTGGAAAGCAGCGATCTGCGGGTTGTCGACGGGCGCGTCGCGATGCGCACGACGCGCGGCTACAAGCCGATCGACGTGCTCTACCGCCGGGTCGACGACGCCTTTCTGGATCCGTTGAATTTCAATCCCGAAAGCCAGCTGGGCGTGCCCGGGATCATGGATGTCTACCGTGCCGGCGGCATCACCATCGCCAACGCACCCGGCACCGGCATCGCCGACGACAAGGCGATCTATTCCTACATGCCGGAAATCATCGAGTTCTACACCGGCGAACGCCCGCTTTTGCAGAACGTGCAGACCTGGCGCTGTTCGGAGCCCGATGCCCTGGCCTATGTGTTGGACAATCTTGACGAGGTCGTCGTCAAGGAAGTGCACGGTTCGGGCGGCTACGGCATGCTGATCGGTCCCACCGCCAGCAAGAAGGACCTTGCCGCGTTTCGAAAGAAGCTGAAAGCGCGGCCGGGCAACTACATCGCGCAGCCGACGCTCAGCCTGTCCACGGTGCCGATCTTCGCGCGGTCGGGGCTGACCCCGCGCCATGTCGACCTGCGGCCCTTCGTGTTGGTCAGTCCCGAGGGTATCAAGGTCACGCCGGGCGGGCTGACCCGGGTGGCGTTGAAACAGGGCTCGCTGGTGGTGAACTCGTCCCAGGGCGGCGGCACCAAGGACACCTGGGTGCTGGAGGACTAGGGGCGATGCTGGGCAGAACCGCCAACGGCCTGTTCTGGATGTACCGCTATCTCGAGCGGGCCGAGAATACCGCGCGCCTGATCGAAACCGGTCAGCGCATCGCCCTGACCCGGCTGGGCCAGGGCGACGAGGAATGGGGCTCGGTCCTGCAATCGGCCGGCGCGCTGACCGGCTTCGACGACGCCTATGACGAATTGACCAAGGACAACGCCATCGACTGGTTGCTTCGCAACTTGGACAACCCGTCCTCGGTCCGGTCCTGCATCGCCGCGGCGCGGCAGAATGCGCGAATGGTGCGCACCGCGATCACGGGCGACGTCTGGAGCGCCACCAACGCCGCGCACATGACCGCCGACAGGATCCTGGCGCGCAAGGTATCGGAACGCGACCTGCCCGAAACGTTGCGCCGCCTGCGCGAGAACGCGGCGCTGGTGCGCGGAGTGACGCTGGGCACGATGCTGCGCAACGACATCTTCGACTTCCTGCGGCTGGGCACGTTCCTGGAACGCGCCGACAACACCGCGCGCATCCTCGACGTCAAGTATTACGTGCTGCTGCCTTCACCCAGTGCCGTGGGCACCTCGCTGGACAACGTGCAATGGGAATCGATCCTGCGGTCGCTGTCGGCCCGTGGCGGGTTCCGGATGGAATACGGCGCGCGGGGCGGACCGCGCGAGATCGCGCAGTTCCTGCTGCTCGATCCGCGCATGCCCCGGTCGATGGTGTTCTGCATCAAGAAGCTGTGCACCAATCTGTCCTATCTGCGCCGCGAACAGGACGGAATGATCCCCG
This sequence is a window from Thalassococcus arenae. Protein-coding genes within it:
- a CDS encoding ABC transporter ATP-binding protein codes for the protein MKRRSKAPPQRLFLWIWRNYLTRYRGLMGVAIVFMAIEGAMFGLLSYMMKPMFDDVFVGGNRDALTWVGFAVLGIFLTRAAASILQKVLLTRISQMTMGDIRKDLLAHVMRLDLSFHQKHGPGYLIQRVEGDVGAIGKVWSTIITGAGRDVVALLSLLTVALSIDVLWTLVALVGAPLLVWPVMRAQRFVRGNARLARDLAARLSTRLNEVFHGIVPVKLNALENHQHAQYGALTRDRIRIETRSSFGQATLPGLIDVMSGIGFVGVLFYGGSEILDGEKTVGDFMAFFTAIGLAFEPLRRLGALSGVWQVAAASIERIREMLETEPELRDPARPKPAPTGVPGVRLSDVHLSYGESAVLQGLSLVAEPGKTTALVGASGAGKSTVFNLLTRLVDPQSGSVEIGGVPVADMRLHDLRGLISVVTQDATLFDETLRDNIVLGRAVDEDRLQAALDAAHVSDFLPRLDGGLDARVGPRGSNLSGGQRQRVAIARALLRDTPILLLDEATSALDAQSEAVVQDALERLSVGRTTIVIAHRLSTVRNADRIVVMAQGRVVDEGTHDALMARGGAYAELYALQFQNGG
- a CDS encoding TolC family outer membrane protein — translated: MSSKFFKIMSGAAVSALLTFSGAAMATAETLADTLVAAYKHSGLLEQNRALLRAADEDVAQAVAALRPVINWSGEVVRNFGVNGGTSAFTGSFGTTGISSTTASINLIAELTLYNGGRNRLEIEAAKETVLATRAQLLAIEQEVLLRAVQAFMEVRRDLEIVALRRNNVRVITQELRAARDRFEVGEVTRTDVALAEARLSAAQSDLAAAEGELQISVEEYRAVTGQRPGTLQAPRSAPRLPGSQQVAETAAVRSHPEMVQARHDVAVGELSIRIAETAAKPTVTLSGRLGATEEFGERDYSRNGRIALEATGPIYQGGRLPSLVRQSMARRDAARGNLHVVRHQIRQNVGNAYARLGIAQSRISSTTDQVRASRVAFQGVREEATLGARTTLDVLDAEQELLDAQAALISAQVDQTIAAYSVLASIGELTAQSLRLNVPIYDPSDYYNLVKDSPAAKSKQGRDLDRVLRALGKE
- the efp gene encoding elongation factor P, whose translation is MPKINGNEIRPGNVLEHNGGLWAAVKVDHVKPGKGGAFAQVELKNLRNGSKLNERFRSADKVERVRLEQKDMQFLYEDNGQLIFMDTETYEQVQLPADILGDRRPFLQDGMTIVVEFHEAEALNATLPQKVTCRVAETEPVVKGQTAANSFKPAVLDNGVRIVVPPFIAQDEAIVVNTETMEYSERA
- a CDS encoding circularly permuted type 2 ATP-grasp protein: MTEQNIFDEMWGAGGALRDPYMQFHRWFDAEDPRHLHRKSREAEELFRLTGITFNVYGRDEAEERLIPFDIIPRIISGTEWQRLTKGIEQRITAINAFLHDIYHKQEIIRAGRIPLEMVSRNDAFLPHMIGVAPPGGIYTHIVGIDLVRTGPDEFFVLEDNARTPSGVSYMLENRETMLQMFPELFSQNRVRPVQQYPRDLLTSLSATAPACAASTPTVAVLTPGIYNSAYFEHAFLADQMGVELVESSDLRVVDGRVAMRTTRGYKPIDVLYRRVDDAFLDPLNFNPESQLGVPGIMDVYRAGGITIANAPGTGIADDKAIYSYMPEIIEFYTGERPLLQNVQTWRCSEPDALAYVLDNLDEVVVKEVHGSGGYGMLIGPTASKKDLAAFRKKLKARPGNYIAQPTLSLSTVPIFARSGLTPRHVDLRPFVLVSPEGIKVTPGGLTRVALKQGSLVVNSSQGGGTKDTWVLED
- a CDS encoding GNAT family N-acetyltransferase, with protein sequence MIITNPHLSDLVPLFRALHNFHAALRPGLYHSEGGDAAYLNHLRGLQAQGAQVFAADAGWGLVGYLLALPEIRPADALRRAETRWRIDHLYVARGCRGRGLARQLVAEMERAMADRGVALWVVYQDAANPPAHVVYRRVGATDRMRMLEKSCQPE
- a CDS encoding protein-L-isoaspartate O-methyltransferase family protein produces the protein MTDFATRRRMMVDNQVRPSDVTEFPIIDAMLTVPREIFVPRERIEAAYAGENVDLGNGRVLLDPRTFAKMLEALDIGKNDLVLDIGSGFGYSAAVIAQIAEAVVAVEDDATRLSDAQDLLSEINADNVILHEGALASGASEHGPYDAIVIEGGIETVPEPLLEQLKDGGRIAGLFMEDTLGTMRVGHKIDGKVTWRFAFNAGAPVLDGFQRERAFAL
- a CDS encoding YgfZ/GcvT domain-containing protein, which produces MAEADRHVLRVSGAETRDFLQGLVTNDVRKLDHGLVYAALLTPQGKYRADFFLVPDGDAVLIDVAAGLSDDLVRILSMYKLRAAVTIEMSDRAVTRGLGTPPQGAFADPRHPSLGWRGYDGQPGEAADWDALRVAACVPETGIELSPDVFILEAGFERLNGVDFRKGCYVGQEVTARMKHKTELRKGFARVSVDGAAPVGTEITADGKPAGTLFTQADGAGIAYLRFDRTGGPMQAGGATVTYSG
- a CDS encoding alpha-E domain-containing protein; this translates as MLGRTANGLFWMYRYLERAENTARLIETGQRIALTRLGQGDEEWGSVLQSAGALTGFDDAYDELTKDNAIDWLLRNLDNPSSVRSCIAAARQNARMVRTAITGDVWSATNAAHMTADRILARKVSERDLPETLRRLRENAALVRGVTLGTMLRNDIFDFLRLGTFLERADNTARILDVKYYVLLPSPSAVGTSLDNVQWESILRSLSARGGFRMEYGARGGPREIAQFLLLDPRMPRSMVFCIKKLCTNLSYLRREQDGMIPALDLAEAMRSETLSCSIDAIFDAGLHEFLQDAQQRLAAITRQIEIDFRFYE
- a CDS encoding DUF6280 family protein; this translates as MKDFIDGTAFNAEQGNRSRKLFAAVVLAALDDAIADDKKYGNGPEQIARWARSRDGREVLSCAGIDPNERVVKGLMEFVSKGVRTSVALSREESERRNAAAQAEAA
- a CDS encoding TIGR04283 family arsenosugar biosynthesis glycosyltransferase: MRAPISVIVPTVDAAGDLPACLAALGEGLSLGLIRELVISDGGSVDGTQGVAEAAGALLVTGPPSRGGQLRRGAEAAQGDWLLFLHADTVLAPGWSDAVLPVIAAPGAYHFRLHFDVPGFAPRLVAGWANLRSRLFHLPYGDQGLLIHRALYDAVGGYPDIPLMEDVALARRLGRKLGPLAARAITSAEKYRAQGWTRRGGRNLLTLGRYLAGADPAILARAYRR
- a CDS encoding IS5 family transposase; this translates as MGCKSRPTPTTYKIRNWPTYHEALKRRGSLTIWFDPEMTWDGVPTGGRGRQQTYSDTAIRTCLTMKVLFGMALRQTTGFVENLLRPVGLGWSAPDFSTLSRRQKTLTVNIPYRGAKGPLHLLVDSTGIKVAGEGEWHARKHGGPKRRIWRKIHLGIDKETLEVRAVEITGSHIGDAPVLPDRLSQIPEGQEIGSVTADGAYDTRKCHDAIADRGADALIPPRKNAKPWKAVTAGAMARNEALRAAKNLGRAFWRRWSGCHRRSRVETMMHCVKLLGQRRRARDFDRQVAELQVRIAVLNGYTALSIPVTEAVE